In Terriglobia bacterium, the following proteins share a genomic window:
- a CDS encoding aromatic ring-hydroxylating dioxygenase subunit alpha → MSSYSNTRPEVSVSEAMTLPQRYYTEPEWFQREMEAIHFDMWLCAGRVGQIANAGDYFVRNIANASVIVVRDEQSGVRAFHNVCRHRGTLLCSEHEGKFAGRIQCQYHAWTYKLDGTLANAPHMEKAQGFREADYPLNSVAAEIWDGHIFINLAARPMPFAEHLAGLGKKFRPWRMEELQLVERRVYQLKANWKLIIQNYSECLHCPIVHPLLNKQSHYMSGDNEPPQPTYLGGRMDLREGVKTLTMDGTTSRCSLPSLSSSDQRHVYYYCLLPNFFLNLHPDYMLTFTMWPKAVDQTEIICEWHFHPDEIKKPDFNPWDAIEFWDITNRQDWALSDMAQQGISSKGYQPGPYSNREELLVALDRFVLERVNRQRAIE, encoded by the coding sequence ATGTCTTCTTACTCCAACACGCGTCCTGAAGTCTCCGTCTCTGAAGCGATGACGCTGCCGCAGCGCTATTACACAGAACCTGAGTGGTTCCAGCGCGAGATGGAGGCCATCCACTTTGACATGTGGCTGTGCGCGGGACGCGTGGGCCAGATCGCGAATGCCGGCGACTACTTTGTCCGCAATATCGCCAACGCCAGTGTGATTGTTGTCCGCGACGAGCAGAGCGGTGTGCGGGCGTTCCACAATGTATGCCGCCATCGCGGCACGCTGCTGTGTTCCGAACATGAAGGCAAGTTTGCCGGACGGATCCAATGCCAGTATCACGCATGGACGTACAAGCTGGACGGCACGCTGGCCAACGCCCCGCACATGGAGAAAGCTCAGGGCTTCCGCGAGGCTGATTATCCGTTGAATTCGGTGGCCGCAGAGATCTGGGACGGCCACATCTTCATCAACCTTGCCGCGCGGCCTATGCCCTTCGCGGAACATCTTGCGGGGCTCGGCAAAAAGTTCCGCCCGTGGCGCATGGAAGAACTGCAGCTGGTCGAACGGCGCGTGTACCAGCTCAAAGCCAATTGGAAGCTGATCATCCAGAATTATTCCGAGTGCCTGCACTGCCCCATTGTTCATCCGCTGCTGAACAAGCAGTCGCACTACATGAGCGGGGACAACGAGCCGCCGCAGCCGACGTATCTCGGCGGGCGCATGGACCTGCGGGAAGGCGTGAAGACCCTGACCATGGACGGAACGACGAGCCGCTGTTCGCTGCCGAGCCTCAGCAGCAGCGACCAGCGCCACGTCTACTACTACTGCCTGTTGCCCAACTTCTTTCTCAACCTGCATCCCGACTACATGCTGACGTTCACCATGTGGCCCAAGGCCGTGGACCAGACGGAGATCATCTGCGAGTGGCACTTCCATCCTGACGAAATCAAGAAACCCGATTTCAATCCGTGGGACGCCATCGAGTTCTGGGACATCACCAACAGGCAGGACTGGGCGCTTTCCGACATGGCGCAGCAAGGCATCAGTTCCAAGGGCTATCAGCCAGGGCCGTACTCCAATCGCGAGGAGCTGTTGGTTGCGCTGGACCGGTTTGTGCTGGAACGCGTCAATCGCCAGAGAGCGATTGAGTAA
- a CDS encoding NAD(P)/FAD-dependent oxidoreductase, which translates to MAMTRDVIIVGGGHNGLVTAFYLAKAGFNPLVLERRAQTGGAAITEEFHPGFRCSTLAHAAGPLLPEVLRDMQLERHGLKLITPDVGVTALHPDGRALALYNDIKRAAEEIGKFSARDAAKYPEFQESLRKIGSVIGQALKLTPPNIDDPSRTDLWAMLTTGRALRKLGKRDMYRVLRWGPMAVADLVAEYFETELLRATVAARGIFGTAMGPWSAGSSLVLLIRAAGDSHPAGAASFAAGGMGAVTQAMTAAAKEAGAEIRTGAEVKEVRVKDGAATSVMLADGEEIIAKAIISNADPRRTLLKLVDPTHLTPDFVMKLQNVRMAGTVAKVNLALSSLPKFTALANANNDDALRGRIHIGPEIDYLERAFDESKYGDFSRHPYLEVALPSLTDSSLAPAGQHVMSLYVQYAPYKLKGADWNQQRTALGETVIKKLAEYAPNVSSAIVGQQVITPKDLEETYGLTGGHIFHGELALDQFFTMRPLLDWAQYRTPIKNLYLCGSGTHPGAGLTGGSGMNAAREIVKELRK; encoded by the coding sequence ATGGCCATGACTCGCGATGTCATCATTGTCGGCGGCGGCCACAACGGCCTGGTGACTGCTTTTTATCTGGCCAAAGCCGGGTTCAATCCACTGGTGCTGGAACGCCGCGCGCAAACCGGCGGCGCGGCCATCACGGAAGAATTTCATCCCGGCTTCCGCTGCTCCACGCTGGCCCACGCGGCTGGCCCGTTGTTGCCGGAAGTGTTGCGCGACATGCAACTGGAGCGGCACGGCCTGAAGCTGATCACGCCCGACGTCGGCGTGACTGCGCTGCATCCCGACGGCCGCGCGCTGGCCCTCTACAACGACATCAAACGCGCCGCAGAGGAGATTGGAAAGTTCTCCGCGAGAGACGCAGCCAAGTATCCGGAGTTTCAGGAGTCGTTGCGAAAGATCGGCAGCGTGATTGGCCAGGCGCTGAAGCTTACGCCGCCCAACATTGACGATCCCAGCCGCACCGACCTGTGGGCGATGCTCACCACCGGACGCGCCCTGCGCAAACTGGGCAAGCGCGACATGTATCGCGTGCTGCGCTGGGGGCCGATGGCCGTGGCCGACCTGGTGGCCGAATACTTCGAGACCGAGCTTTTGCGCGCCACCGTGGCCGCGCGCGGAATCTTTGGCACGGCGATGGGACCATGGTCGGCGGGAAGCAGCCTGGTATTGCTGATCCGTGCGGCGGGCGATTCGCATCCCGCAGGCGCTGCCAGCTTTGCCGCAGGCGGCATGGGCGCGGTAACGCAAGCCATGACCGCAGCCGCAAAGGAAGCCGGAGCGGAAATTCGCACCGGCGCGGAAGTGAAAGAGGTCCGCGTAAAAGATGGCGCAGCCACCAGCGTTATGCTGGCCGATGGCGAAGAGATCATCGCCAAGGCAATCATCTCCAACGCTGATCCGCGGCGCACGCTGCTCAAGCTGGTGGACCCGACTCATCTGACGCCCGACTTTGTGATGAAGCTGCAGAACGTACGCATGGCGGGGACCGTGGCCAAAGTTAACTTGGCGCTCTCCTCGCTGCCTAAGTTCACTGCTTTGGCGAATGCGAACAACGACGATGCCCTCCGCGGCCGCATACACATTGGCCCGGAGATTGATTACCTGGAGCGCGCGTTTGACGAATCCAAATACGGCGACTTCTCGCGGCATCCTTATTTGGAAGTGGCGCTTCCCTCACTTACGGATTCGTCGCTGGCGCCCGCGGGCCAGCATGTGATGTCGCTCTACGTGCAGTACGCTCCTTACAAGCTCAAAGGCGCAGATTGGAACCAGCAGCGCACGGCGCTGGGCGAAACGGTGATCAAGAAGCTGGCGGAGTATGCACCCAATGTGAGTTCAGCCATCGTCGGCCAGCAGGTGATCACGCCTAAGGACCTGGAAGAAACCTATGGTCTCACCGGCGGACACATCTTCCATGGCGAACTGGCGTTGGACCAGTTCTTCACCATGCGTCCGCTGCTGGACTGGGCGCAGTATCGCACGCCGATCAAAAACCTGTATTTATGCGGCTCGGGGACACATCCCGGCGCGGGATTAACGGGCGGCTCGGGCATGAATGCGGCGAGAGAGATTGTAAAGGAGTTACGGAAATAA